Part of the Bifidobacterium crudilactis genome is shown below.
CCCGTGTGCCGAACTTCCAGGCAGCTTCGGCAAGACCCTGCAACTGCTGATTGTCCTCCATGAGTTCCACCACATGCGCGGCGACCCAATCGCTGGTGAAATCGGCATCGTCGACCAGCAGTCCGCCTCCCGCTTCGACCAGCGGCTGAGCGTTGAAGCGCTGCTCGCCGTTGCCGAAGGGTAGTGGCACGTAAATCGCTGGCATACCGACTGCAGCCAATTCTGCGACCGTTCCGGCTCCGGCCCGGCAGATGGTCAGGTCCGCGCTGGCGAAGGCGAGGTCCATACGCTCCAGATATTCAACGGTGTGGTAATCACCTTGCCCAAGATGTTGCAGGCTCAGGTCGTTCAGTACTTCCGGGCCTGCATGCTCGGACACGATTCGTCTGACCTCCGCAAGCTTCCCCTTGCCGGTGAGATGAATGATCTGTGCCCTGCGCAGCAGTTCAACCGAGGCGCCTGCGACCGCGGCATTGATGCTTGCGGCTCCGAGAGAACCTCCGGTAATGAGGATAAGCGGTCTTGTCGGGTCGATGCCCAGGGTCGATGCCGCTTCGACGCGTGCAAGACGTGGAGAATCCAATCCCTTGCACAGACGGGCAATCGAGGGACGCAGCGGAAGTCCCACACGTTCAATGGTCGCTCCTTGTTTCACTTGCAGTCCGGTGCCGTCATAAACGGTGCCGACGTAGTCCGCCCATTTCGCACCGAGTTTGTTCGCCATGCCCGCCTTGGCGTTCTGCTCATGAATCGCGATGGGGATATGCAGACTTTTCGCGGCGCGGTACACGGGAGCGGAGGCGTATCCGCCGAATCCGACCACCACATCGGCGTGATGACGTCTGAGGATATCCTTGGCCTTGCGCAGCTCGGAAAACCACTTGCCCGGAAAAGCAAAGGCCGCGGCGTTCAACGCACGGGGAAAAGGAACCTTCTCCACGGTCTCCAACTCGTATCCTGCCTGTGGAACCAGATCGCGTTCCAAACCGCTTTCAGTACCAACAACCGTAATCGACGAGTTTGGTCGTTGTGCGCGAATCGCATCCGCAACACTCAGCAATGGATTGACATGCCCGGCTGTACCGCCTCCGGCCAACACGACATGAATCTGCTCTTCTCGTTTTCCCATACCTCCGAGCATATCCCCTCATACCCGACTAGTGACGACACAACAAGCGGAAATACGCTCAGGCCTCGGTGACGGCACCCCGTATCTCCGGCAGACTCCGCATCATTCTGGCAGCAACACCCGCCGAAATCAGACACATAATCAAAGCCGTTCCTCCGGCGGAAACGAAAGGCAGCGGCAGCCCCATAACCGGCAGTATGCCAAGAACGACGCAGATGTTGATCATCGCCTGGCCTACGATCCAGGCGGCGATGCCGACCATGACCATCCGGGCATAGCCGTCACGTGAAAGCCACGCCACACGCACCAAGCACCACCCCATGACGATGAAAGCGAGAATCACCATGCAGGCACCGATGAAACCAAGCTCCTCGCCGATGACGGCGAAGATGAAATCATTGTGCGCCTCGGGCAGATAGTTCCATTTCTCTCTGGAATTGCCCAGCCCCACACCGGTCAAACCGCCCGAAGCCATCGCGTAGAGACCATGAATGGACTGGTAGCACACGCCCTGCGCATCGGATGCGGAGCATGGCTGGTATGCCGCGAGGATACGGCTCATCCTGTTGTTGTTCCCGAGCACGAAAACACCCACGATGCCGACGGCACCGACGGCACCGATCGAGAGCAGCCAACGGATCGGGAATCCTCCCAGAAGGAAGGCGACCACACCGATGAGCACGATAATCATGGCCGTACCAAGGTCCTTGCCCACCATAATCAGCCCGAAGGCGAGAATAAAGCCCAGGGCCGGAACCCAATAGGCTTTCAACGGGCCTTCGCTCTTCACTCGCTTCTGAGATGAGCCAAGGGCTATAGGAAGCCACAGGCATAGAGCAAGCTTGAGAATCTCCGCGGGCTGGAAGCTGATCGGCCCGAAGCCAATCCATCCTGAATTGCCGTTGACGCTGATGCCCAAAGGACTGAAGGTCAAGGCCTGAAGCATGAAGCCGAACAACAGGAAGCCGAAGGAGGCACGCTTGTACAGCACCAACGGCAGATGCATCGCGATCAGCGCCACGATCACACCGAGAAAACCGTACAAGGCCTGACTGAGGACCTGTGTCCAAGGCGATTCCCCGTCGGCGACCATCTCCACCGATGAACTGGAGAAGACCATCAGCAACCCGAACACCGTGAGTGCCCCGACCGAGGTGATGAAGCCGTTGTAACACCAGACAGGATTGAATATATTGCGCCAACCGACGTAGGAGGTGTTCGCCGGTCGACCTTTTCCTCCTGCAGACAGACCTGCTGCTGCCGAGACCTTGCCGACGCCGGAACGCTTGGAACGTGCCTTCGTTGCGCTACGAGACCTTTCGGCGGCACCGTTTGCCGCAGAGTGTCCGGAAACGAGTGATTGAGCACGTCTGGGCTTTTTCTGGCGCCCTTTGGAATCAAGCATGGCGAACCGTCTGCTGACCTTCGATCCAGGCCTTGGCCTGACGAGCGAACTGTTCCCCACGGTCCGCATACGATACGAACTGGTCCATGGATGCACAAGCCGGGGCCATCAGCACCACATCCCCCGGATGAGCCGCATCTGCAGCCGCCTCCACCGCCCGCTGCATCACCGTATCTCGTGGTTCCGCGGGAATCACACTCAGGGGAATCTGCGGGGCTTCGCTTGCGAAGGCATCCAGAAGAGGACGCTGGTCTACCCCTATGATCACCGCAGCCGTCATCTTCCCGGCATACGTCGAAACGAGCTCGTCGAAATGCCCGCCCTTGGCTAGCCCACCGGCTATCCAGACCACCGAAGCATCTGGGAAACTGGAAAGCGAAGCTCCTGCCGCATGGGCGTTCGTGGCTTTGGAATCGTCCACGAATCGGATTTCGCGCCGCGTGGCTGCCGCATCGTCATGCTGTGCTTCGGCATCCGCCCCGATATCCGATGCTGAAGCGTCGTGGGCCGGAAGATACCGTGCCACTGTCTGGATGCGATGCCCGCCCGGTTTGAAGGATTTGAGTCCTTCCAATGCCTGCCGTACCGGAACACCATGTCCGAGAGCCAGCGCCAGCGCACAGAGCGCGTCCGCGAGCAGATGCGGGTATACCGTGCCGTCGGGTTCGCATAGATGCCTCAACTCTTGGATGCTGCATAGGCTTACGGCCTGCGCGTCGCTTCCTTCGGTCAATCCGGAATGGTCGACTATCCGAGATTCCACGATGCCCAGCTGTCCAGGCTGAGGTTGTTTGAGGGTAAAACCGACTTTCCTGCATGCGGGAGAGGCTTTCGCCTCCCGTGCAAGCTCGGTCACCCGAGGGTCGTCGGCGTTGTACACCAATGCCTTCTCGACGCCTCGGTAGACCTTGGCCTTGTCGGCGGCGTAATTGGCGAAACCTCCATGCCAATCGAGATGGTCGTCGGCCAGATTGGTGATTGCCGCGCATTCCAGTCGCATCGATTGCGTGAAATGCAGTTGGAACGAACTCAGTTCGACGCAGAGTGCCTGATTCTGCGAATCGACTGCGGCATGGGACACGGCTTTGCCGATGTTGCCCACCGCCGGAGCGACCTCCCCCGCATCGCAGAGCATGGCTGACGTCATTTCAGTGGTCGAGGTCTTCCCGTTCGTTCCCGTAATGCCTATCCATGGAGCGGGCCGATTGCTCGACCGGGATTCCACACGAAGCATCCACGCCAGTTCGACCTCGCTGACGACGGGGATGTTCCTACGCTGGGCTTCAAGAATGAAAGGCGTCCGTGGATTGAATACAGGCGAGCTCATCACGAGGTCGATTCCCGACCAGTCGACATTATCAAAGGAGTGGAGGTCGGCTTCGGATGTGCCTTCATCCACACTGATCACACGTTCCGCACGTCCTGCGAGCACCTCGCAGGCGCTGCGTCCGGAAACTCCCATGCCTGCAACCAGAACCGTTGCCTTAGCGATATCCAACATCATGCCTCGACTCTCTTCACGCTCAACCGATCAGACCCGAACGGGCAACCCAATCTCCGTAGAACACCACCAGACCGACCAAGACCAGCAGCAGTTCGATCATCCAGAATCGAACCACGACCTTTGACTCGTGCCAGCCTTTCAACTCGAAATGGTGGTGAATCGGAGCCATCTTGAACACACGCTTGTGCGTCATCTTGAAGAAACCGACCTGAATCACATCCGACAATGTTTCGATGACGAACAGTCCGCCGATGATCACTGCAAGCACCTCGGTATGCGTCGCAATGGACAGCGCGGCGAACAGTCCTCCCAATGACAGGGAACCGGTATCTCCCATGAAAATAGAGGCCGGATTCGTGTTGTACCAGAGGAATCCGAAACATGCCACAGCCGCGCACACGGCGATGATCGACAGGTCCAGAGGGTCGGACACCGCATAGGAGTAGCCGGTATGGGTGCCTCCCTTAATGTGATAGCTTTCCCAGAACGCGATCAGACCGTAGCCCACGAAGGCGATCATCGAACTGCCTGCCGCCAGGCCGTCAAGACCGTCGGTGAGGTTGACCGCGTTGGACCACGCCGTCATCAGCAGATTGACCCACAACACGAACAGCACCGCAGCCAGCACCCGTCCTGCGAAGTCGAAGGAAAGGAAGGGCTTCTCGATAAAGGCTATGCCCGCCTGTGCACTCGGGAAACCCGACTTGGTCGGAACCATCAGGGACAGCAGCGCGTAAATCGTGGCCAGAATGAACTGCCCTGCGAATTTCGCGCCAACGGAGAGTCCGAGATTCTGTTTTTTGCGGACTTTGGCGAAGTCGTCGATGAAGCCGAGCAGACCCATCGACAGCATGGCGAACAATACCAGCATCGCGGATGATGAGGGCAGGTCGCCTCGTGAGCAGTAGCGGTACAGCGCAGAACTTCCCCAGCCCAGCACAATGGCCAGGTTGATGACGACACCACCCATAATCGGTGTGCCGCGTTTGACTTGGTGGGATTTCGGCCCGTCCTGTCGGATGTACTGCCCGTAATTGAGTTTGTGGACCAGACGAATCAGCAGAGGAGTACCGACGATGGTCACCACAAAGGAGACCAGCATACCGATAATGAGTGAAATCAACGCAGCACCTCGCCGTCGTTCTCAGACGCCGAAACGCCATCGTCGCTTTCATGCTCCCATCGCTCGGCCAATGCGCTCAGACCGGAAACGTGGGAACCTTTGAGCAGCACCACCATACGAGGATGCCGCTCGGCGAGACCGGTGATCATCTCATCCGCCTTGCCCGCATCTTCGGCCAGCAGAACCTGCATTCCGTCCCCGGACGGGGAAGCGCTCTGGCCGGCGTTCACGGAGGAAGCACCCTCCGCCAATGCCGAAGCCAAGGGAGCCAGTTCTTCGCTGCCGCCGACGGCGATAAGTGCATCCATGCCGAGATTGGCGCACTCCTCGCCTATCTGTCTGTGAAGCGCGATTTCCTCGCTTCCCAGCTCGAGCATCGCTCCGAGAACCGCCACGCGATAGGGCTTCTCGGTGTCATTCGCACCCCAGGCGCCAAGCGCCCGCAGGCCTGCTCTTGTGGAATCCGGATTCGCGTTGAAGGAGTCATCGATAAGCGTGAAACTCACGCCGCTGTTATGCACGGTGGACATCGCCATGCGGTGCGGACTGATATGTCGTTGGGCGGCCAGCGATGCCGCGATGTCCTGCAAGGAGAGGCCAAGGTCGTGGGCTACCGTCGCCGCCGCCAAGGCGTTCATGACGTTATGCTCACCACTGATGGCCAAGGTGACACCGACCTGCTCGTCCCGATCATGCAGCGTGAAGGTCGGGTGGTCCAAGGCATCCACACTGATGTCCTCCGCAGTCATATCAAGAGTCTGCCCGTTGTTGAACAACTCGGTTCGGCCCTCGTCGGCGGGCAGACCGAACCAGAGCACCTTGCCCGGAGCGAAACGGGTCATGGCAGCCACTCGCGGGTCGTTGGCGTTCAATACGGCCACGCCGTCAGGCAGCAGACCTTGGACGATTTCGCTTTTCGCCTTGGCGATATTCTCCACGGAGCCGAATTCACCCAGGTGCGCGACCCCCACTTTGAGGGCAATCGAGATATCGGGCGGTGCAATCGATGTCAGATACGCGATTTCACCGATGTGGGACGCCCCCATCTCGGCAACGAAGAAGCGCGTCCCGGAGTTGACCTTCAACGCCGTCAGAGGCAGTCCGATTTCATTGTTGAACGAACCTACCGGCGCTATGGTGTTTCCCAGACGTCCGAGCATGGAGGACAGCAAATCCTTGGTCGTGGTCTTGCCGACCGACCCGGTGATACCCACGATGGTGAAGGGCTCGCCTGATTCACGACGTCTGTCGATGTTGTGTCTGGCGAGCAGCCCCAGCGCCTTGACGCTCTGCTCGACGACGATTTGAGGAACCGAAGCCTCATCGACCGGGTGCTCCACTATCGCGGCAACGGCTCCCGATTGCGCGATACGAGGGACAAAGCGATGCCCGTCTACACGTTCACCCGGGATGGCCACGAACACCGACCCCTCGCGCAGCTGTCGCGAGTCGCTGAATACGCTTGTCGCCATCTTCCCCGTCTCGTCAGACAAGTCTGACGGCGAGTCGGCTGAAGTTCCCCCAACAAGCACACGGCCTCGAACCGCCTGCGCGATTTCCTGCAAGGTCATCGGCATCAT
Proteins encoded:
- the mraY gene encoding phospho-N-acetylmuramoyl-pentapeptide-transferase; the encoded protein is MISLIIGMLVSFVVTIVGTPLLIRLVHKLNYGQYIRQDGPKSHQVKRGTPIMGGVVINLAIVLGWGSSALYRYCSRGDLPSSSAMLVLFAMLSMGLLGFIDDFAKVRKKQNLGLSVGAKFAGQFILATIYALLSLMVPTKSGFPSAQAGIAFIEKPFLSFDFAGRVLAAVLFVLWVNLLMTAWSNAVNLTDGLDGLAAGSSMIAFVGYGLIAFWESYHIKGGTHTGYSYAVSDPLDLSIIAVCAAVACFGFLWYNTNPASIFMGDTGSLSLGGLFAALSIATHTEVLAVIIGGLFVIETLSDVIQVGFFKMTHKRVFKMAPIHHHFELKGWHESKVVVRFWMIELLLVLVGLVVFYGDWVARSGLIG
- a CDS encoding peptidoglycan glycosyltransferase FtsW, coding for MLDSKGRQKKPRRAQSLVSGHSAANGAAERSRSATKARSKRSGVGKVSAAAGLSAGGKGRPANTSYVGWRNIFNPVWCYNGFITSVGALTVFGLLMVFSSSSVEMVADGESPWTQVLSQALYGFLGVIVALIAMHLPLVLYKRASFGFLLFGFMLQALTFSPLGISVNGNSGWIGFGPISFQPAEILKLALCLWLPIALGSSQKRVKSEGPLKAYWVPALGFILAFGLIMVGKDLGTAMIIVLIGVVAFLLGGFPIRWLLSIGAVGAVGIVGVFVLGNNNRMSRILAAYQPCSASDAQGVCYQSIHGLYAMASGGLTGVGLGNSREKWNYLPEAHNDFIFAVIGEELGFIGACMVILAFIVMGWCLVRVAWLSRDGYARMVMVGIAAWIVGQAMINICVVLGILPVMGLPLPFVSAGGTALIMCLISAGVAARMMRSLPEIRGAVTEA
- a CDS encoding UDP-N-acetylmuramoyl-tripeptide--D-alanyl-D-alanine ligase, which translates into the protein MMPMTLQEIAQAVRGRVLVGGTSADSPSDLSDETGKMATSVFSDSRQLREGSVFVAIPGERVDGHRFVPRIAQSGAVAAIVEHPVDEASVPQIVVEQSVKALGLLARHNIDRRRESGEPFTIVGITGSVGKTTTKDLLSSMLGRLGNTIAPVGSFNNEIGLPLTALKVNSGTRFFVAEMGASHIGEIAYLTSIAPPDISIALKVGVAHLGEFGSVENIAKAKSEIVQGLLPDGVAVLNANDPRVAAMTRFAPGKVLWFGLPADEGRTELFNNGQTLDMTAEDISVDALDHPTFTLHDRDEQVGVTLAISGEHNVMNALAAATVAHDLGLSLQDIAASLAAQRHISPHRMAMSTVHNSGVSFTLIDDSFNANPDSTRAGLRALGAWGANDTEKPYRVAVLGAMLELGSEEIALHRQIGEECANLGMDALIAVGGSEELAPLASALAEGASSVNAGQSASPSGDGMQVLLAEDAGKADEMITGLAERHPRMVVLLKGSHVSGLSALAERWEHESDDGVSASENDGEVLR
- a CDS encoding UDP-N-acetylglucosamine--N-acetylmuramyl-(pentapeptide) pyrophosphoryl-undecaprenol N-acetylglucosamine transferase — translated: MGKREEQIHVVLAGGGTAGHVNPLLSVADAIRAQRPNSSITVVGTESGLERDLVPQAGYELETVEKVPFPRALNAAAFAFPGKWFSELRKAKDILRRHHADVVVGFGGYASAPVYRAAKSLHIPIAIHEQNAKAGMANKLGAKWADYVGTVYDGTGLQVKQGATIERVGLPLRPSIARLCKGLDSPRLARVEAASTLGIDPTRPLILITGGSLGAASINAAVAGASVELLRRAQIIHLTGKGKLAEVRRIVSEHAGPEVLNDLSLQHLGQGDYHTVEYLERMDLAFASADLTICRAGAGTVAELAAVGMPAIYVPLPFGNGEQRFNAQPLVEAGGGLLVDDADFTSDWVAAHVVELMEDNQQLQGLAEAAWKFGTRDAADKVAKRVLALADGMTIME
- a CDS encoding Mur ligase family protein, encoding MMLDIAKATVLVAGMGVSGRSACEVLAGRAERVISVDEGTSEADLHSFDNVDWSGIDLVMSSPVFNPRTPFILEAQRRNIPVVSEVELAWMLRVESRSSNRPAPWIGITGTNGKTSTTEMTSAMLCDAGEVAPAVGNIGKAVSHAAVDSQNQALCVELSSFQLHFTQSMRLECAAITNLADDHLDWHGGFANYAADKAKVYRGVEKALVYNADDPRVTELAREAKASPACRKVGFTLKQPQPGQLGIVESRIVDHSGLTEGSDAQAVSLCSIQELRHLCEPDGTVYPHLLADALCALALALGHGVPVRQALEGLKSFKPGGHRIQTVARYLPAHDASASDIGADAEAQHDDAAATRREIRFVDDSKATNAHAAGASLSSFPDASVVWIAGGLAKGGHFDELVSTYAGKMTAAVIIGVDQRPLLDAFASEAPQIPLSVIPAEPRDTVMQRAVEAAADAAHPGDVVLMAPACASMDQFVSYADRGEQFARQAKAWIEGQQTVRHA